One window from the genome of Ciconia boyciana chromosome 8, ASM3463844v1, whole genome shotgun sequence encodes:
- the CCAR1 gene encoding cell division cycle and apoptosis regulator protein 1 isoform X2 gives MAQFGGQKNPPWATQFTATAVSQPAALGVQQPSLLGASPTIYTQQTALAAAGLTTQTPTNYQLTQTAALQQQAAAAAAALQQQYSQPQQTLYSVQQQQPQQTLLTQPAVALPTSLSLSTPQPAAQITVSYPAPRSSQQQTQPQKQRVFTGVVTKLHDTFGFVDEDVFFQLSAVKGKTPQVGDRVLVEATYNPNMPFKWNAQRIQTLPNQNQTQAQPLLKTPPAVLQPIAQQTAFSVQAQPQPQSLLQAQISAASITPLLQTQPQPLLQQPQQKGGLLQPPVRLVSQPQPARRLDPPSRFSGRNDRGGDPMPNRKDDRSRERERERRRSRERSPQRKRSRERSPRRERERSPRRPRRVVPRYTVQFSKFSLDCRSCDMMELRRRYQNLYIPSDFFDAQFTWVDAFPMSRPFQLGNYCNFYVMHREVDPIDKNAAVLDPPDADHLYSAKVMLMASPSMEDLYHKSCALAEDPQELRDGFQHPARLVKFLVGMKGKDEAMAIGGHWSPSLDGPDPEKDPSVLIKTAIRCCKALTGIDLSVCTQWYRFAEIRYHRPEETHKGRTVPAHVETVVLFFPDVWHCLPTRSEWETLSRGYKQQLVEKLQGERKEADGEQDEEEKDDGEAKEISTPTHWSKLDPKTMKVNDLRKELESRTLSSKGLKSQLIARLTKQLKVEEQKEEQKELEKSEKEEEEEEDRKSEDDKEEEERKRQEEMERQRRERRYILPDEPAIIVHPNWAAKSGKFDCSIMSLSVLLDYRLEDNKEHSFEVSLFAELFNEMLQRDFGVRIYKALISLPEREDKKDKKSKKDERKEKKEEKDDETDDPKPKRRKSGDDKDKKEDRDEKKREDKRKDDSKDEEETEDDNNQEEYDPMEAEDAEDEDEECRPLATPIEVSRRYRDEEEMNKREDRREGNRHCKERSSKDKEKDKMQMVTLNRDLLMAFVYFDQSHCGYLLEKDMEEILYTLGLHLSRAQVKKLLNKVVLRESCFYRRLTDTSKDEENQEESEELQEDMLGNRLLLPSPTIKQESKAIEENVGLIVYNGAIVDVGSLLQKLEKSERVRAEIEQKLQLLEEKTDEDEKTILQLENSNKSLSTELKEVKKDLGQLQENLKISDDKNLQFEGQLNKTIKNLATVMDEIQSVLKQDIVKNEDKDQKSKENGANV, from the exons ATGGCTCAGTTTGGAGGACAGAAGAATCCCCCTTGGGCTACTCAGTTTACAGCCACTGCAGTATCTCAGCCAG CTGCTCTTGGTGTACAGCAGCCATCGCTGCTTGGAGCCTCTCCTACAATATACACCCAGCAGACGGCATTGGCAGCAGCAGGCCTAACTACGCAAACACCAACGAACTATCAGCTAACTCAGACAGCTGCTttacagcagcaggctgcagctgcagcagctgcattacagcag CAATATTCACAACCTCAGCAGACTCTCTATAGTGTACAGCAACAG CAACCTCAGCAGACCCTTTTAACTCAG CCAGCTGTTGCGCTACCTACCAGTCTTAGCCTGTCTACTCCTCAACCGGCAGCCCAGATAACTGTTTCTTATCCAGCACCCCGGTCAAGTCAACAGCAAACCCAACCACAAAAGCAGCGTGTCTTCACTGGGGTAGTTACTAAACTACATGATACGTTTGGTTTTGTAGATGAAGATGTCTTTTTTCAACTTAG TGCTGTTAAAGGAAAGACACCTCAGGTGGGTGACAGAGTTTTGGTAGAAGCTACTTACAATCCTAATATGCCATTCAAATGGAATGCACAAAGGATCCAGACACTTCCAAATCAG AACCAGACGCAAGCTCAGCCATTACTGAAGACACCTCCAGCAGTTCTTCAGCCCATTGCACAGCAGACAGCGTTCAGTGTTcaggcacagccacagccacagtcctTGTTGCAGGCACAGATATCAGCAGCTTCAATCACACCTTTGCTTCAGACACAGCCTCAGCCATTactgcagcagccacagcagaaag gtggTTTGTTACAGCCCCCTGTTCGTCTAGTTTCACAGCCTCAACCAGCTCGAAGATTAGACCCACCATCCAGATTTTCCGGGAGGAATGACAGAGGAGGAGACCCTATGCCAAACCGAAAAGATGACAGGAG tcgTGAAAGAGAACGAGAGAGACGTAGGTCCCGGGAAAGGTCACCCCAGAGAAAACGCTCCAGAGAGAGATCACCTAGACGAGAGAGGGAGAGGTCGCCTCGAAGACCACGACGTGTTGTTCCTCGTTACACAGTTCAGTTTTCCAAGTTTTCATTGGACTG CCGTAGCTGTGATATGATGGAGCTGAGGAGGCGTTACCAGAACTTGTATATCCCAAGCGATTTCTTTGATGCTCAGTTTACATGGGTGGATGCTTTTCCTATGTCTAGACCATTTCAGCTGGGAAACTACTGTAATTTTTACGTAATGCATAGAGAAGTAGATCCTATAGATAAAAACGCTGCTGTCCTTGATCCACCCGATGCTGATCATCTATACAGTGCAAAG GTGATGTTGATGGCTAGTCCTAGTATGGAAGATCTCTATCACAAGTCATGCGCTCTGGCTGAAGATCCCCAAGAACTTCGTGATGGATTTCAGCATCCTGCTAGACTTGTAAAG TTTTTAGTGGGTATGAAAGGCAAAGATGAAGCTATGGCTATTGGAGGACACTGGTCCCCATCACTGGATGGACCTGATCCAGAAAAGGACCCTTCCGTGCTGATAAAGACGGCTATTCGTTGTTGCAAGGCTCTTACAGGGATTGACTTAAGTGTGTGCACACAATG GTACCGTTTTGCAGAGATTCGCTACCATCGCCCTGAGGAGACCCACAAGGGGCGTACAGTTCCAGCTCATGTGGAgacagtggttttatttttcccgGATGTTTGGCATTGCCTTCCCACCCGCTCAGAGTGGGAAACCCTCTCCCGAGGATACAAGCAGCAGCTGGTCGAGAAGCTTCAGGGTGAACGCAAGGAGGCTGATGGAGAACAG GACGAAGAGGAAAAGGATGATGGGGAAGCTAAAGAGATCTCTACACCTACGCACTGGTCTAAACTGGATCCAAAAACAATGAAG GTAAATGACCTTCGCAAAGAATTAGAAAGTCGAACCCTTAGCTCTAAAGGACTGAAATCTCAGTTGATAGCTCGACTgacaaagcagctgaaagtagaggaacaaaaagaagagcaaaaggaGCTAGAGAAGtctgagaaagaagaggaagaggaggaggatagGAAATCTGAAGATGACAAAGAG gaagaggaaagaaaacgtCAAGAAGAAATGGAACGTCAGCGGCGGGAGAGACGATATATCTTGCCTGATGAACCAGCAATCATTGTACATCCTAACTGGGCAGCAAAGAGTGGGAAGTTTGACTGTAGCATTATGTCTCTTAGTGTTCTTCTGGACTATAGATTAGAAGATAATAAAGAACATTCCTTTGAG GTATCATTGTTTGCAGAACTCTTCAATGAAATGCTTCAGAGAGATTTTGGTGTCAGAATTTACAAAGCACTGATTTCTCTCCCAGAGAGGGAggacaaaaaagacaaaaaaagcaaaaaagatgagaggaaagaaaaaaaagaagaaaaagatgatgaAACAGATGATCCAAAACCTAAGAGGAGAAAATCTGGAGAtgataaagacaaaaaagaagatAGAGACGAGAAGAAG AGGGAAGATAAAAGGAAAGATGATTctaaagatgaagaagaaactgaagatgaTAATAACCAAGAAGAATATGATCCGATGGAGGCAGAAGATGCTGAAGACGAAGATGAAG aatgcagACCACTCGCAACTCCCATTGAAGTCAGTAGGAGAT acCGGGATGAAGAGGAAATGAACAAACGGGAGGATAGAAGAGAGGGAAATAGGCATTGTAAAGAGAGGTCGTCTAAAGATAAA GAGAAAGACAAGATGCAGATGGTAACTCTTAATAGGGATCTTCTGAtggcttttgtttattttgatcAAAGTCATTGTGGATATCTTCTGGAGAAGGACATGGAAGAGATACTGTACACTCTTGGACTACACCTGTCACGTGCTCAG GTCAAGAAGCTACTTAATAAAGTAGTGCTTAGAGAATCTTGCTTTTACAGAAGACTAACAGATACTtctaaagatgaagaaaatcaaGAAGAGTCTGAAGAGCTACAGGAAGATATGTTAG GAAACAGATTACTGTTACCATCACCTACTATAAAGCAAGAATCAAAAGCCATAGAAGAAAATGTTGGCCTCATTGTGTACAATGGAGCTATAGTGGATGTTGGGAGTCTTTTACAGAAGCTGGAGAAGAGTGAAAGAGTGCGGGCAGAGATAGAACAAAAGCTTCAGttactagaagaaaaaacag atgAGGATGAAAAGACCATACTACAACTGGAGAATTCTAACAAAAGTCTATCTACGGAGCTCAAAGAAGTGAAAAAGGACCTTGGCCAACTGCAAGAAAATTTGAAGATCTCAGATGATAAAAATTTGCAATTTGAGGGTCAGCTGAATAAGACAATCAAAAATCTAGCTACTGTTATGGATGAAATACAGAGTGTTCTTAAACAG gataTTGTGAAGAATGAAGATAAAGATCAGAAATCCAAAGAAAATGGAGCAAACGTATGa
- the CCAR1 gene encoding cell division cycle and apoptosis regulator protein 1 isoform X1 encodes MAQFGGQKNPPWATQFTATAVSQPAALGVQQPSLLGASPTIYTQQTALAAAGLTTQTPTNYQLTQTAALQQQAAAAAAALQQQYSQPQQTLYSVQQQLQQPQQTLLTQPAVALPTSLSLSTPQPAAQITVSYPAPRSSQQQTQPQKQRVFTGVVTKLHDTFGFVDEDVFFQLSAVKGKTPQVGDRVLVEATYNPNMPFKWNAQRIQTLPNQNQTQAQPLLKTPPAVLQPIAQQTAFSVQAQPQPQSLLQAQISAASITPLLQTQPQPLLQQPQQKGGLLQPPVRLVSQPQPARRLDPPSRFSGRNDRGGDPMPNRKDDRSRERERERRRSRERSPQRKRSRERSPRRERERSPRRPRRVVPRYTVQFSKFSLDCRSCDMMELRRRYQNLYIPSDFFDAQFTWVDAFPMSRPFQLGNYCNFYVMHREVDPIDKNAAVLDPPDADHLYSAKVMLMASPSMEDLYHKSCALAEDPQELRDGFQHPARLVKFLVGMKGKDEAMAIGGHWSPSLDGPDPEKDPSVLIKTAIRCCKALTGIDLSVCTQWYRFAEIRYHRPEETHKGRTVPAHVETVVLFFPDVWHCLPTRSEWETLSRGYKQQLVEKLQGERKEADGEQDEEEKDDGEAKEISTPTHWSKLDPKTMKVNDLRKELESRTLSSKGLKSQLIARLTKQLKVEEQKEEQKELEKSEKEEEEEEDRKSEDDKEEEERKRQEEMERQRRERRYILPDEPAIIVHPNWAAKSGKFDCSIMSLSVLLDYRLEDNKEHSFEVSLFAELFNEMLQRDFGVRIYKALISLPEREDKKDKKSKKDERKEKKEEKDDETDDPKPKRRKSGDDKDKKEDRDEKKREDKRKDDSKDEEETEDDNNQEEYDPMEAEDAEDEDEECRPLATPIEVSRRYRDEEEMNKREDRREGNRHCKERSSKDKEKDKMQMVTLNRDLLMAFVYFDQSHCGYLLEKDMEEILYTLGLHLSRAQVKKLLNKVVLRESCFYRRLTDTSKDEENQEESEELQEDMLGNRLLLPSPTIKQESKAIEENVGLIVYNGAIVDVGSLLQKLEKSERVRAEIEQKLQLLEEKTDEDEKTILQLENSNKSLSTELKEVKKDLGQLQENLKISDDKNLQFEGQLNKTIKNLATVMDEIQSVLKQDIVKNEDKDQKSKENGANV; translated from the exons ATGGCTCAGTTTGGAGGACAGAAGAATCCCCCTTGGGCTACTCAGTTTACAGCCACTGCAGTATCTCAGCCAG CTGCTCTTGGTGTACAGCAGCCATCGCTGCTTGGAGCCTCTCCTACAATATACACCCAGCAGACGGCATTGGCAGCAGCAGGCCTAACTACGCAAACACCAACGAACTATCAGCTAACTCAGACAGCTGCTttacagcagcaggctgcagctgcagcagctgcattacagcag CAATATTCACAACCTCAGCAGACTCTCTATAGTGTACAGCAACAG ttgcaGCAACCTCAGCAGACCCTTTTAACTCAG CCAGCTGTTGCGCTACCTACCAGTCTTAGCCTGTCTACTCCTCAACCGGCAGCCCAGATAACTGTTTCTTATCCAGCACCCCGGTCAAGTCAACAGCAAACCCAACCACAAAAGCAGCGTGTCTTCACTGGGGTAGTTACTAAACTACATGATACGTTTGGTTTTGTAGATGAAGATGTCTTTTTTCAACTTAG TGCTGTTAAAGGAAAGACACCTCAGGTGGGTGACAGAGTTTTGGTAGAAGCTACTTACAATCCTAATATGCCATTCAAATGGAATGCACAAAGGATCCAGACACTTCCAAATCAG AACCAGACGCAAGCTCAGCCATTACTGAAGACACCTCCAGCAGTTCTTCAGCCCATTGCACAGCAGACAGCGTTCAGTGTTcaggcacagccacagccacagtcctTGTTGCAGGCACAGATATCAGCAGCTTCAATCACACCTTTGCTTCAGACACAGCCTCAGCCATTactgcagcagccacagcagaaag gtggTTTGTTACAGCCCCCTGTTCGTCTAGTTTCACAGCCTCAACCAGCTCGAAGATTAGACCCACCATCCAGATTTTCCGGGAGGAATGACAGAGGAGGAGACCCTATGCCAAACCGAAAAGATGACAGGAG tcgTGAAAGAGAACGAGAGAGACGTAGGTCCCGGGAAAGGTCACCCCAGAGAAAACGCTCCAGAGAGAGATCACCTAGACGAGAGAGGGAGAGGTCGCCTCGAAGACCACGACGTGTTGTTCCTCGTTACACAGTTCAGTTTTCCAAGTTTTCATTGGACTG CCGTAGCTGTGATATGATGGAGCTGAGGAGGCGTTACCAGAACTTGTATATCCCAAGCGATTTCTTTGATGCTCAGTTTACATGGGTGGATGCTTTTCCTATGTCTAGACCATTTCAGCTGGGAAACTACTGTAATTTTTACGTAATGCATAGAGAAGTAGATCCTATAGATAAAAACGCTGCTGTCCTTGATCCACCCGATGCTGATCATCTATACAGTGCAAAG GTGATGTTGATGGCTAGTCCTAGTATGGAAGATCTCTATCACAAGTCATGCGCTCTGGCTGAAGATCCCCAAGAACTTCGTGATGGATTTCAGCATCCTGCTAGACTTGTAAAG TTTTTAGTGGGTATGAAAGGCAAAGATGAAGCTATGGCTATTGGAGGACACTGGTCCCCATCACTGGATGGACCTGATCCAGAAAAGGACCCTTCCGTGCTGATAAAGACGGCTATTCGTTGTTGCAAGGCTCTTACAGGGATTGACTTAAGTGTGTGCACACAATG GTACCGTTTTGCAGAGATTCGCTACCATCGCCCTGAGGAGACCCACAAGGGGCGTACAGTTCCAGCTCATGTGGAgacagtggttttatttttcccgGATGTTTGGCATTGCCTTCCCACCCGCTCAGAGTGGGAAACCCTCTCCCGAGGATACAAGCAGCAGCTGGTCGAGAAGCTTCAGGGTGAACGCAAGGAGGCTGATGGAGAACAG GACGAAGAGGAAAAGGATGATGGGGAAGCTAAAGAGATCTCTACACCTACGCACTGGTCTAAACTGGATCCAAAAACAATGAAG GTAAATGACCTTCGCAAAGAATTAGAAAGTCGAACCCTTAGCTCTAAAGGACTGAAATCTCAGTTGATAGCTCGACTgacaaagcagctgaaagtagaggaacaaaaagaagagcaaaaggaGCTAGAGAAGtctgagaaagaagaggaagaggaggaggatagGAAATCTGAAGATGACAAAGAG gaagaggaaagaaaacgtCAAGAAGAAATGGAACGTCAGCGGCGGGAGAGACGATATATCTTGCCTGATGAACCAGCAATCATTGTACATCCTAACTGGGCAGCAAAGAGTGGGAAGTTTGACTGTAGCATTATGTCTCTTAGTGTTCTTCTGGACTATAGATTAGAAGATAATAAAGAACATTCCTTTGAG GTATCATTGTTTGCAGAACTCTTCAATGAAATGCTTCAGAGAGATTTTGGTGTCAGAATTTACAAAGCACTGATTTCTCTCCCAGAGAGGGAggacaaaaaagacaaaaaaagcaaaaaagatgagaggaaagaaaaaaaagaagaaaaagatgatgaAACAGATGATCCAAAACCTAAGAGGAGAAAATCTGGAGAtgataaagacaaaaaagaagatAGAGACGAGAAGAAG AGGGAAGATAAAAGGAAAGATGATTctaaagatgaagaagaaactgaagatgaTAATAACCAAGAAGAATATGATCCGATGGAGGCAGAAGATGCTGAAGACGAAGATGAAG aatgcagACCACTCGCAACTCCCATTGAAGTCAGTAGGAGAT acCGGGATGAAGAGGAAATGAACAAACGGGAGGATAGAAGAGAGGGAAATAGGCATTGTAAAGAGAGGTCGTCTAAAGATAAA GAGAAAGACAAGATGCAGATGGTAACTCTTAATAGGGATCTTCTGAtggcttttgtttattttgatcAAAGTCATTGTGGATATCTTCTGGAGAAGGACATGGAAGAGATACTGTACACTCTTGGACTACACCTGTCACGTGCTCAG GTCAAGAAGCTACTTAATAAAGTAGTGCTTAGAGAATCTTGCTTTTACAGAAGACTAACAGATACTtctaaagatgaagaaaatcaaGAAGAGTCTGAAGAGCTACAGGAAGATATGTTAG GAAACAGATTACTGTTACCATCACCTACTATAAAGCAAGAATCAAAAGCCATAGAAGAAAATGTTGGCCTCATTGTGTACAATGGAGCTATAGTGGATGTTGGGAGTCTTTTACAGAAGCTGGAGAAGAGTGAAAGAGTGCGGGCAGAGATAGAACAAAAGCTTCAGttactagaagaaaaaacag atgAGGATGAAAAGACCATACTACAACTGGAGAATTCTAACAAAAGTCTATCTACGGAGCTCAAAGAAGTGAAAAAGGACCTTGGCCAACTGCAAGAAAATTTGAAGATCTCAGATGATAAAAATTTGCAATTTGAGGGTCAGCTGAATAAGACAATCAAAAATCTAGCTACTGTTATGGATGAAATACAGAGTGTTCTTAAACAG gataTTGTGAAGAATGAAGATAAAGATCAGAAATCCAAAGAAAATGGAGCAAACGTATGa
- the CCAR1 gene encoding cell division cycle and apoptosis regulator protein 1 isoform X4: MAQFGGQKNPPWATQFTATAVSQPAALGVQQPSLLGASPTIYTQQTALAAAGLTTQTPTNYQLTQTAALQQQAAAAAAALQQQYSQPQQTLYSVQQQLQQPQQTLLTQPAVALPTSLSLSTPQPAAQITVSYPAPRSSQQQTQPQKQRVFTGVVTKLHDTFGFVDEDVFFQLSAVKGKTPQVGDRVLVEATYNPNMPFKWNAQRIQTLPNQNQTQAQPLLKTPPAVLQPIAQQTAFSVQAQPQPQSLLQAQISAASITPLLQTQPQPLLQQPQQKGGLLQPPVRLVSQPQPARRLDPPSRFSGRNDRGGDPMPNRKDDRSRERERERRRSRERSPQRKRSRERSPRRERERSPRRPRRVVPRYTVQFSKFSLDCRSCDMMELRRRYQNLYIPSDFFDAQFTWVDAFPMSRPFQLGNYCNFYVMHREVDPIDKNAAVLDPPDADHLYSAKVMLMASPSMEDLYHKSCALAEDPQELRDGFQHPARLVKFLVGMKGKDEAMAIGGHWSPSLDGPDPEKDPSVLIKTAIRCCKALTGIDLSVCTQWYRFAEIRYHRPEETHKGRTVPAHVETVVLFFPDVWHCLPTRSEWETLSRGYKQQLVEKLQGERKEADGEQDEEEKDDGEAKEISTPTHWSKLDPKTMKVNDLRKELESRTLSSKGLKSQLIARLTKQLKVEEQKEEQKELEKSEKEEEEEEDRKSEDDKEEEERKRQEEMERQRRERRYILPDEPAIIVHPNWAAKSGKFDCSIMSLSVLLDYRLEDNKEHSFEVSLFAELFNEMLQRDFGVRIYKALISLPEREDKKDKKSKKDERKEKKEEKDDETDDPKPKRRKSGDDKDKKEDRDEKKREDKRKDDSKDEEETEDDNNQEEYDPMEAEDAEDEDEDRDEEEMNKREDRREGNRHCKERSSKDKEKDKMQMVTLNRDLLMAFVYFDQSHCGYLLEKDMEEILYTLGLHLSRAQVKKLLNKVVLRESCFYRRLTDTSKDEENQEESEELQEDMLGNRLLLPSPTIKQESKAIEENVGLIVYNGAIVDVGSLLQKLEKSERVRAEIEQKLQLLEEKTDEDEKTILQLENSNKSLSTELKEVKKDLGQLQENLKISDDKNLQFEGQLNKTIKNLATVMDEIQSVLKQDIVKNEDKDQKSKENGANV; this comes from the exons ATGGCTCAGTTTGGAGGACAGAAGAATCCCCCTTGGGCTACTCAGTTTACAGCCACTGCAGTATCTCAGCCAG CTGCTCTTGGTGTACAGCAGCCATCGCTGCTTGGAGCCTCTCCTACAATATACACCCAGCAGACGGCATTGGCAGCAGCAGGCCTAACTACGCAAACACCAACGAACTATCAGCTAACTCAGACAGCTGCTttacagcagcaggctgcagctgcagcagctgcattacagcag CAATATTCACAACCTCAGCAGACTCTCTATAGTGTACAGCAACAG ttgcaGCAACCTCAGCAGACCCTTTTAACTCAG CCAGCTGTTGCGCTACCTACCAGTCTTAGCCTGTCTACTCCTCAACCGGCAGCCCAGATAACTGTTTCTTATCCAGCACCCCGGTCAAGTCAACAGCAAACCCAACCACAAAAGCAGCGTGTCTTCACTGGGGTAGTTACTAAACTACATGATACGTTTGGTTTTGTAGATGAAGATGTCTTTTTTCAACTTAG TGCTGTTAAAGGAAAGACACCTCAGGTGGGTGACAGAGTTTTGGTAGAAGCTACTTACAATCCTAATATGCCATTCAAATGGAATGCACAAAGGATCCAGACACTTCCAAATCAG AACCAGACGCAAGCTCAGCCATTACTGAAGACACCTCCAGCAGTTCTTCAGCCCATTGCACAGCAGACAGCGTTCAGTGTTcaggcacagccacagccacagtcctTGTTGCAGGCACAGATATCAGCAGCTTCAATCACACCTTTGCTTCAGACACAGCCTCAGCCATTactgcagcagccacagcagaaag gtggTTTGTTACAGCCCCCTGTTCGTCTAGTTTCACAGCCTCAACCAGCTCGAAGATTAGACCCACCATCCAGATTTTCCGGGAGGAATGACAGAGGAGGAGACCCTATGCCAAACCGAAAAGATGACAGGAG tcgTGAAAGAGAACGAGAGAGACGTAGGTCCCGGGAAAGGTCACCCCAGAGAAAACGCTCCAGAGAGAGATCACCTAGACGAGAGAGGGAGAGGTCGCCTCGAAGACCACGACGTGTTGTTCCTCGTTACACAGTTCAGTTTTCCAAGTTTTCATTGGACTG CCGTAGCTGTGATATGATGGAGCTGAGGAGGCGTTACCAGAACTTGTATATCCCAAGCGATTTCTTTGATGCTCAGTTTACATGGGTGGATGCTTTTCCTATGTCTAGACCATTTCAGCTGGGAAACTACTGTAATTTTTACGTAATGCATAGAGAAGTAGATCCTATAGATAAAAACGCTGCTGTCCTTGATCCACCCGATGCTGATCATCTATACAGTGCAAAG GTGATGTTGATGGCTAGTCCTAGTATGGAAGATCTCTATCACAAGTCATGCGCTCTGGCTGAAGATCCCCAAGAACTTCGTGATGGATTTCAGCATCCTGCTAGACTTGTAAAG TTTTTAGTGGGTATGAAAGGCAAAGATGAAGCTATGGCTATTGGAGGACACTGGTCCCCATCACTGGATGGACCTGATCCAGAAAAGGACCCTTCCGTGCTGATAAAGACGGCTATTCGTTGTTGCAAGGCTCTTACAGGGATTGACTTAAGTGTGTGCACACAATG GTACCGTTTTGCAGAGATTCGCTACCATCGCCCTGAGGAGACCCACAAGGGGCGTACAGTTCCAGCTCATGTGGAgacagtggttttatttttcccgGATGTTTGGCATTGCCTTCCCACCCGCTCAGAGTGGGAAACCCTCTCCCGAGGATACAAGCAGCAGCTGGTCGAGAAGCTTCAGGGTGAACGCAAGGAGGCTGATGGAGAACAG GACGAAGAGGAAAAGGATGATGGGGAAGCTAAAGAGATCTCTACACCTACGCACTGGTCTAAACTGGATCCAAAAACAATGAAG GTAAATGACCTTCGCAAAGAATTAGAAAGTCGAACCCTTAGCTCTAAAGGACTGAAATCTCAGTTGATAGCTCGACTgacaaagcagctgaaagtagaggaacaaaaagaagagcaaaaggaGCTAGAGAAGtctgagaaagaagaggaagaggaggaggatagGAAATCTGAAGATGACAAAGAG gaagaggaaagaaaacgtCAAGAAGAAATGGAACGTCAGCGGCGGGAGAGACGATATATCTTGCCTGATGAACCAGCAATCATTGTACATCCTAACTGGGCAGCAAAGAGTGGGAAGTTTGACTGTAGCATTATGTCTCTTAGTGTTCTTCTGGACTATAGATTAGAAGATAATAAAGAACATTCCTTTGAG GTATCATTGTTTGCAGAACTCTTCAATGAAATGCTTCAGAGAGATTTTGGTGTCAGAATTTACAAAGCACTGATTTCTCTCCCAGAGAGGGAggacaaaaaagacaaaaaaagcaaaaaagatgagaggaaagaaaaaaaagaagaaaaagatgatgaAACAGATGATCCAAAACCTAAGAGGAGAAAATCTGGAGAtgataaagacaaaaaagaagatAGAGACGAGAAGAAG AGGGAAGATAAAAGGAAAGATGATTctaaagatgaagaagaaactgaagatgaTAATAACCAAGAAGAATATGATCCGATGGAGGCAGAAGATGCTGAAGACGAAGATGAAG acCGGGATGAAGAGGAAATGAACAAACGGGAGGATAGAAGAGAGGGAAATAGGCATTGTAAAGAGAGGTCGTCTAAAGATAAA GAGAAAGACAAGATGCAGATGGTAACTCTTAATAGGGATCTTCTGAtggcttttgtttattttgatcAAAGTCATTGTGGATATCTTCTGGAGAAGGACATGGAAGAGATACTGTACACTCTTGGACTACACCTGTCACGTGCTCAG GTCAAGAAGCTACTTAATAAAGTAGTGCTTAGAGAATCTTGCTTTTACAGAAGACTAACAGATACTtctaaagatgaagaaaatcaaGAAGAGTCTGAAGAGCTACAGGAAGATATGTTAG GAAACAGATTACTGTTACCATCACCTACTATAAAGCAAGAATCAAAAGCCATAGAAGAAAATGTTGGCCTCATTGTGTACAATGGAGCTATAGTGGATGTTGGGAGTCTTTTACAGAAGCTGGAGAAGAGTGAAAGAGTGCGGGCAGAGATAGAACAAAAGCTTCAGttactagaagaaaaaacag atgAGGATGAAAAGACCATACTACAACTGGAGAATTCTAACAAAAGTCTATCTACGGAGCTCAAAGAAGTGAAAAAGGACCTTGGCCAACTGCAAGAAAATTTGAAGATCTCAGATGATAAAAATTTGCAATTTGAGGGTCAGCTGAATAAGACAATCAAAAATCTAGCTACTGTTATGGATGAAATACAGAGTGTTCTTAAACAG gataTTGTGAAGAATGAAGATAAAGATCAGAAATCCAAAGAAAATGGAGCAAACGTATGa